The genomic stretch TAAAAAAACTTGTTCTTTTCTGGCATTGTAAAGAATATTCGTTAAAAATCTTTGTTGTTTTGGTGAACCAAAATTATCCACTGGTGTATCATCCTCTGTGATTAAATTACTAACGTCAGGTTTGGGGATAAATTCTACTTCGTTGTTAGTGGGAATTTGTATTTGTGCTACCATTGTTATCTACTTCCTTAAACCTTTTTTTCATTGTAACTTTTTCTGCCAAAATAACGCTCTACCCATATCAGGATTTAACTGATAACCTTCAAAACCAAAAGTCCGATAAGCCGATTTTGCGATCGAATTTCCCTCTAATACTTCTAAAGTGAGTTTACAACATCCCAACTCAAGGGCAATATCTTCAACTGTTTGTAATAATAATTTAGAGATACCCCGACGACGATAATTAGGGGAGACGATTAAATCATGAATATTTAATAAAGGTTTACAGGCAAAAGTTGAGAAGCCTTCGATCGCAATTATTAACCCTGCTGGTTTATGATCTATAAAGGCTAAAATTGTATGAATAGATTTTCTTTTCGCCAATTCGATGGTTAAATTGCTTTTAACATAATGTGATAATTCTTCCCCACCTCCCATAGAATCAAGGGCATAGGTATTCATTAAATCGACAACTGCCTCGCTATGGGCTGGTATATTAAAATCTGCTTTTATAACTTCTATCATTGTTTTTTTCCATTTGTTCTGTTCTATATTCGTGTAATTCGATCATTTTATCGGCTTTCCATAAATTTTCACGGGAAGATTTTTCCCGAATCTCTTAGTAATCAATTGCAAGAATATTTTAGCGATAATCAAATAGAAGAAATGGTTTATCGTTTAGGAAATATGACTCTTTTAGAACCTAATTTAAACCGTCAAATAGGTAATAAAAACTATACTTTAAAAAAAGAAATTTATCAACAAAGTAATTATCAATTAACTAAAAATATTCAAGCTGAAGAATGGAATCCTGAGAGTTTACATAGAAGACAAATACAGTTAACAAAAAAAGCAATACAGATACGGCGATCGAGTTTTTTGTAGATAAAAAATATTGTATTT from Geminocystis sp. NIES-3709 encodes the following:
- a CDS encoding HNH endonuclease family protein, whose protein sequence is MGWYIKICFYNFYHCFFPFVLFYIRVIRSFYRLSINFHGKIFPESLSNQLQEYFSDNQIEEMVYRLGNMTLLEPNLNRQIGNKNYTLKKEIYQQSNYQLTKNIQAEEWNPESLHRRQIQLTKKAIQIRRSSFL
- a CDS encoding GNAT family N-acetyltransferase, translating into MIEVIKADFNIPAHSEAVVDLMNTYALDSMGGGEELSHYVKSNLTIELAKRKSIHTILAFIDHKPAGLIIAIEGFSTFACKPLLNIHDLIVSPNYRRRGISKLLLQTVEDIALELGCCKLTLEVLEGNSIAKSAYRTFGFEGYQLNPDMGRALFWQKKLQ